A single genomic interval of Anopheles marshallii chromosome 2, idAnoMarsDA_429_01, whole genome shotgun sequence harbors:
- the LOC128719863 gene encoding probable small nuclear ribonucleoprotein G: MSKAHPPELKKYMDKRLSLKLNGGRVVSGILRGFDPFMNVVVDESIEECKDGTRNNIGMVVIRGNSIIMVEALDRI; encoded by the exons ATGTCGAAAGCACATCCGCCAGAGTTGAAAAA GTACATGGACAAGCGGCTTTCGCTGAAGCTCAATGGAGGACGGGTTGTGTCCGGCATCCTGCGCGGTTTCGATCCGTTCATGAACGTGGTGGTTGATGAATCGATTGAGGAGTGCAAAGATGGCACCCGTAACAACATCGGAATGGTG GTTATTCGGGGCAACAGTATCATCATGGTGGAAGCGTTAGATAGGATATAG